TACGGCGCAGCGTGTTTTCATTGATCCCAAGGTTATCACCCAGCCCGCTGGGCGTTTCGACACCGCTGACCGATTTGATCAGGCGCGGTGTTACCTCGCGCCCTGTCGCGATGCGCGCCGTCATCACCGCCAGATGCAGCGGCGACGTCAGCACGTAGCCCTGCCCGATAGAGGCGTTGACGGTATCGCCGATGCGCCAGTCTTCGCCGCGCACCTCGGCCTTCCAGGCCTTGTCGGGGGCCAGACCGTTGGCGACCGCGGACAGGGGTAAATCATGCTTGATCCCGATGCCCAGCTTGCGCGCCATCTCAGCGATCTTGTCGATGCCGATCCGCTGACTGATTTCGTAGTAGTAACAGTCGCATGATTGCTTGATGCTTTCGTTGAGGTTCATGTTGCCATGACCCGCCCGTTTCCAGCAGTGAAAGCGCGTGCCGAAGACATCTGTATGCCCCGGACAATAGACCGTTTCATCCGGAGAGATCACACCACCTTCAAGGGCTGCGAGTGCTGTCACCATCTTGAAGGTCGATCCGGGCGGATAGATTCCCTGCACGGCTTTGGCCGCAAGCGGGCGATACTTGTTTTCGTTCAGATCACCCCAGTCCTTGACGGAAATGCCGCGTACGAAAAGGTTCGGATCGAATGACGGCGACGAGCAGACGGCCCTGAGATCACCGTTTTCAAGGTCGATTACGACCGCGCCCGCGCTTTCGCCGTCCAGACGCGCCTGGCAATAGGTCTGCAGCTTGGCGTCAATGGTCAGCTGGACATCGGCACCCTTTGTGCCTTCCTGCCGGTCCAGTTCGCGCATGACACGGCCAAGGGCGTTCACTTCGATCCGTTTGGTGCCCGCTGCGCCGCGCAGTGTACGTTCCAGCTTGTTTTCGACACCGGTCTTGCCGATCTGGAATTTCGGTATCTGCAATAGCGGGTCCTGATCGTCGATCCGGCTTAGATCATAGTCACTGACCGGGCCGACATAGCCGACCACATGGCCAAGCGGGGCACCGAAAGGATAGGCGCGCGACAGGCCCACTTCTGCCGTGATGCCGGGCAGGGCGGGGGCGTTGATATTGATTTCGGCCACATCTTCCCAGCGTAGGCGATCCGCAATGGTGACCGGCACAAAGGGCGAGCGGCGGTTGATCTCCTCTACCGCCTTTGCGACGGCTTCGGGATCCAGATCAACGATCTGCATCAGTTTGGCCAGCACCTCTTCCACATCGCCAGCGTCCTCGCGAACCATGACCACACGGTAATTTTGCTCGTTCTCGGCAAGCGGGTGGCCGTTGCGGTCAAAGATCAGGCCGCGTGCGGGCGGGATCAGACGAATATTGATGCGGTTCTCTTCGGCAAGCAGGCGGAACTGGTCGGCTTGTTCGACCTGCATGGACTGCATTCGCCAGGCAAGCGCGCCGGCCACTGCGACCTGTGCGCCGCCGATAATCAGCCCACGCCGGCTGATCATGCGCATGCTGTCGCCGTTGTCGCGGTTCGGCCTTTTCATAGTCGTTGTCCCATACTGTCGACCTGTCCCGGTGCGGGACGGCGGACGCCAAAGATAAACTGTGCTGAAAACATGACGAAAGGAATGGCGATTAGCGTTGCGAGAATGTGAAGCAGCTCCAGCAGTTGATAGGGCTGCGGTGTCAAAACAATGGCCAATGTGGCGCGGTTCACGGCGGCGACCGCGATCACCGCGAAAGCCACAAGTCCGAATTCACCCAGGAAGGGCAGATCACGGATCGACTGCGCACGCGAGCGAATAACCTCGGATGCGATGAGCACAAGGGCTGACATCAAGCCAGGGGGGCGCTGGAACAAGAGATCTGTGAGAAAGAAAACCGTGCCAATCATATAGAAGGGCACAAAGTCAGGTCTGCGGGCGACCCAGACCAGTGTCAGCACCAACAGGAAATCTGGCGGCGAAAACAGCGTCGGACGTTGGTCGAGCGGCAACAGCTGGATGAAGATGATCGTGATCGCAAGCGCAAGGTAGATCCCGCGCCCTGTCCAGACCTGTCGTTTTGCAAGCTCAGCCATCTGTTGCCTCTGCGGCTTCGATGTCGGGTGGTACAGCAGTGGCGGGCGACAGAAGCCCGCCGGGATCGGCAATCATTTCATGTGGACGGGACCGTAGCACGCGCAGGAATTCAAGCCGCCCATAGTCGGCAGACAGACGGACGCGCAACCGCCGATCAGACCCGAGCGCGACTTGACCGACCAGCAGATCGGCTGGAAAGACCCCGCCATCGCCCGAACTGACCACCCGGTCGCCCGGGCGCACGAGGTCAGCGTCCTCAAGGAATTCAATCGGTGGGTTCAGTGT
The sequence above is drawn from the Cognatiyoonia koreensis genome and encodes:
- the mrdA gene encoding penicillin-binding protein 2, with amino-acid sequence MKRPNRDNGDSMRMISRRGLIIGGAQVAVAGALAWRMQSMQVEQADQFRLLAEENRINIRLIPPARGLIFDRNGHPLAENEQNYRVVMVREDAGDVEEVLAKLMQIVDLDPEAVAKAVEEINRRSPFVPVTIADRLRWEDVAEININAPALPGITAEVGLSRAYPFGAPLGHVVGYVGPVSDYDLSRIDDQDPLLQIPKFQIGKTGVENKLERTLRGAAGTKRIEVNALGRVMRELDRQEGTKGADVQLTIDAKLQTYCQARLDGESAGAVVIDLENGDLRAVCSSPSFDPNLFVRGISVKDWGDLNENKYRPLAAKAVQGIYPPGSTFKMVTALAALEGGVISPDETVYCPGHTDVFGTRFHCWKRAGHGNMNLNESIKQSCDCYYYEISQRIGIDKIAEMARKLGIGIKHDLPLSAVANGLAPDKAWKAEVRGEDWRIGDTVNASIGQGYVLTSPLHLAVMTARIATGREVTPRLIKSVSGVETPSGLGDNLGINENTLRRIRAAMDDVVNHQRGTARRSRIVADGMRMAGKTGTSQVRRITAEERARGVTSNADLPWERRDHALFVDFAPSENPKFAVAVIVEHGGGGSTAAAPIARDITLQALYDGTPPLEAYPSADRGRIAEQQSRIEELIATVDNVQDRA